The sequence TAGTTTTTTCTCTGTTTAATAAAAAGAACCCCTGACCTGTTTTTAAAAAACAGAGGAGGCGAAAAGAAGGGAGTCCCCTCGTTATCCTTCCCTGCTCCTCGCTCTGGctctcacgccgccgccgccgccgccctgtcgTCTTCCATCAGCGGCCATGGGGAAACAAAGAGATGGCGATGGAGAGACCAAAGGTGATTACTCTGCCCTCCATCCTCCCTCAACGCTCCTCCCGCCTCTTCCCGCCAACCGCCGGCTCCTTCCTCTGCACGGCCGTGCCGTTCTCCACTGTGCATGCCGCTGGTATCTGCGGACGGCGCCGCGACGCACAATCTCCTCGATGTCGTCCGGCCTTGCTGACGAGAAGGCCGTCCCCGATTCAGGGGCAGAGTAGATTCTCCTTGGATAGATTGAGAAGCAAGATTTAGTGGCGTAAGGCTAGATGCAACCTAGATGATCTTAGCTTGGTGATAGCTTTATGTAGTAGCCCGAAATATGGCGTAAGACAGTCTGCATCGCTGTGATTTTCAGAAATATGTGTTTTATAGAAGCATTGGCTATCTAGGTCGGCTTATACCTAAGCCAAAAGAAAGTAGACAACCAAGCTGCTGCTTGGTCGGCTTATATCAGGCTGTGATTTCAGAAATATGTATGTTACAGAGGCATTGGCTATCTAAGTTTTTGCTGGGTTACCAGCTTACAAATTTTGACAGCCAATCAGGCTGTGGAAGTGTAAATAGACTGTCTAAGACAAACAGTAGAACCCCAATCTCGCTGCTGAAATgcacaacagtcataccatagcgATTTTGCTGTTTTTCATTTAGACAATTCAGATTCCAGTATACCTATTCAAACCTGATTCTCAAAAAAGACAAACCACACCTGGTACTTTTAGCAGGGGGTAGGGGCTAGAGGTGACAGTTCATTAATTTGTAGCATGCACTTTGTAGCTAGCGGTGACAGATTTTTGCCTAGCTCCACGACAGCCTACAAGTCTGCGTACATTAGGATATAATATTTTGTTTTGTGAATGTAATCCATGGTGTGGCGTCATGCACGAGATATTAAGATTTACTGAAGTTGATttgttttaaccagatatttatgATAACTCTGATATTTGTTGATTTCGAGTAGGGTCCTTGTCTATTTTCCTGATGTTCTGCTTCCCAATTGCAGACAAGAAAAAGAGAGCATCATGGACCAGTGCTCAACAAGACCTGCTCGTTTCTGTGATGAAAGAGTATGCATATCCAGCTAGATTTCGCGGTCGGAATGGATGGACCAAAGAAGGATGGAATAGCATAACTACACGATTGAATAATCAGTTTCCGAGAGCTAATTTCATTGTTTGTCAACTAAAATTTAGAGAGCAGCGGTTGAAGAAAGAATATTTTGTTGTCAAATCTATTGTAGAGAAGAGTGGCTTCGGTTTTGATCCTATTACAAAAATGCCAACAACCATTGATGAAAAATGGGATGAATTGAGCAAAGAACAACAGAAGTGGAGATACAAAGCTTTCCCTTACTACGATGATTTGCATGCAATTTATGATGGTACGTTGGTTTCACATGTAATGAATTTAGCATATGATCTTGCTTGCTTGTAGTTTACAATTTATTCCTCTGTACCCAGGTAAAACAGCGGAGGGGAAGGGTTGTAAGAGGACAACTGATGTGGTCGAAGAGAAGTCCAGTCCGGCTACAGATTTACCACAAGGGGAAAGCTTCACACAATAGGTTCTAGATGCCGCTGGGCTTAATTCGCCTAGTCCAACATTACCGGCTCCAGGCTTTGAAGGTCATAATTACGAGTGAACTGAAGGCATATATGGTGAGGATGTTGAAGTATTTCCTGTTAACAACACAGAACGTATGGAGAATAACAGTAGACAAATTCCCACAGAACACATGAACACACTTCCTGACCCAACATCTATGAAAAAGGCTAGGACTTGTAAAGGCAATGATGAAGGTAAGGCTAAGAGAGGCAAAGAAACAACGATTGAAGATCTGGTTGCTGTTAGAAAAGAAGAACTTAAAACCTATGTGGATGTAAAGACGAAGCAAATTGAGAGCTATAGAGACGTGAAAATGGCGCTGATGGAAAAAAAGGATCCTGACAAAGATCCTTATTGCATTGCCAATTGCATTGCCAAACTTAAGACCATACCAGATCTCTCAGCAAGTGAACATCTGAAGATGATCGAGTATCTGGAAGGAGAAAGAGTTGACCGTGAAATTTTCATGACAGTGGAGCATGATGTTGTTCTGGAGATCCTCAAGAAAGTGCTTGGCCGTCAAAtttaaagtaacaattcattctaGTTCTTTTCGTACGAAAAAGAAAATTCTTTGATAGTCTATTATTTGTTTATTGGTTCATATTATTTTAGGTTTATGCTTTTGTTCAAAAGATATTAATGTGCACTGCGCCATGAATAAAAAGAGGAACAAGAATGTATCTCAGCATACATGTGTATTGTGCCATGAATAAAAAGAGGATTACCAATGTATCTCAGCATACATTTTTTCAGCACTAAATTTGGTTTTGACGGTGCTCTGATTCCTTTCATGAAAGTACGGTCCTTAAATTTTTTGTTAGTTCTGCCATGTTATTTGTGCTCCTGCTGTGTAGGTGGCAGTACATGTGTGCTGTATA comes from Triticum aestivum cultivar Chinese Spring chromosome 5B, IWGSC CS RefSeq v2.1, whole genome shotgun sequence and encodes:
- the LOC123117141 gene encoding uncharacterized protein At2g29880, which encodes MGKQRDGDGETKDKKKRASWTSAQQDLLVSVMKEYAYPARFRGRNGWTKEGWNSITTRLNNQFPRANFIVCQLKFREQRLKKEYFVVKSIVEKSGFGFDPITKMPTTIDEKWDELSKEQQKWRYKAFPYYDDLHAIYDGKTAEGKGCKRTTDVVEEKSSPATDLPQGESFTQ